One genomic region from Kineobactrum salinum encodes:
- a CDS encoding flagellar hook-basal body complex protein: MQYQRYPGRWRQHLPQLRLCSPGGVDPLTFPIDFDGTTQFGNDFSLDALDQDGFSAGSLVGVTINEAGELMGNYSNEQSQVLGTIVLANFRNPEGLRAAGDNVWAETGASGQALVGLAGTGLFGDIEAGALESSNVDLTRELVDLIIAQRTYQANTQTIKVQDEVLQNAVNLR; this comes from the coding sequence ATTCAATACCAACGGTACCCTGGACGATGGCGCCAGCACCTTCCCCAATTACGCCTTTGCTCTCCCGGGGGCGTCGATCCACTGACCTTCCCGATCGACTTTGACGGCACCACCCAGTTTGGCAATGACTTTTCGCTGGATGCACTCGACCAGGATGGCTTCTCCGCCGGTAGCCTGGTGGGCGTGACCATCAACGAAGCGGGCGAGCTGATGGGCAACTATTCCAACGAACAGTCCCAGGTGCTGGGGACCATCGTACTGGCCAACTTCCGCAATCCTGAAGGACTGCGGGCAGCGGGTGACAACGTCTGGGCGGAAACGGGAGCCTCCGGCCAGGCTCTGGTGGGCCTTGCCGGTACCGGCCTGTTCGGCGATATCGAGGCCGGTGCACTGGAGTCATCCAATGTCGACCTGACCCGGGAGCTGGTGGACCTGATCATCGCCCAGCGCACCTATCAGGCCAACACCCAGACCATCAAGGTCCAGGACGAAGTCCTGCAAAACGCAGTGAACCTGCGCTAA
- a CDS encoding flagellar hook-basal body complex protein, with amino-acid sequence MGFSQALSGLKAAATNLDVVGNNIANSQTVGFKGAGVQFADVYAGAGAGLGTRVSAILQDFSNGTLETTNRNLDLAISGTGFLRFSQNDEAVYSRNGQLTMTREGYLENAQGARLTGFPAGVGAGGAPVELQVPAGGLAAVPTTAVDASLNLDGRSDTIDRGVVPFDPADGDTYTYANTGTAFDSQGIQHTMTLYFTKTADNTWETRVAVDGADDTVNVGELVFNTNGTLDDGASTFPNYAFALPGASIH; translated from the coding sequence ATGGGTTTTTCACAGGCACTTAGCGGTCTCAAGGCTGCGGCCACCAACCTTGACGTGGTGGGCAACAATATCGCCAACTCGCAGACAGTGGGCTTCAAGGGTGCGGGTGTGCAGTTTGCCGATGTGTATGCCGGCGCTGGCGCGGGCCTGGGTACCCGGGTATCAGCCATCCTGCAGGACTTCAGCAACGGCACCCTCGAAACCACCAACCGCAACCTGGACCTGGCGATCAGCGGCACCGGGTTTCTGCGTTTTTCGCAGAACGATGAAGCGGTATATTCGCGCAATGGCCAGCTCACGATGACCCGTGAGGGCTATCTGGAAAACGCCCAGGGCGCTCGGCTGACCGGCTTCCCTGCCGGCGTCGGTGCCGGCGGTGCTCCCGTCGAACTGCAGGTTCCGGCTGGTGGCCTGGCCGCCGTCCCGACCACCGCTGTTGATGCTTCGCTCAACCTGGACGGCCGCTCGGACACCATTGACCGCGGCGTGGTGCCCTTTGACCCCGCCGACGGCGACACCTATACCTACGCCAACACCGGTACCGCGTTTGACTCGCAGGGCATCCAGCACACGATGACGCTCTACTTCACCAAGACCGCCGACAACACCTGGGAAACCCGGGTGGCAGTGGACGGGGCCGACGACACGGTCAATGTGGGTGAACTGGTATTCAATACCAACGGTACCCTGGACGATGGCGCCAGCACCTTCCCCAATTACGCCTTTGCTCTCCCGGGGGCGTCGATCCACTGA
- a CDS encoding flagellar hook assembly protein FlgD — MPATSSIDSNVLNSLNTTTGAAGGAAKAAELQESFMTLLVAQLKHQDPMNPMENAEMTSQIAQINTVSGIAELNTTLAGINDQIDAGQTLQAAGLIGKGVLVPGDRVLAGEEGSTTPIGIELARPADAVTVTIYSGGGEVVRRFEPFPMDAGVESLTWDGTMTDGSLAPEGAYRVSVEATAEGDRVASTVLNYALVSGISTGDDGPRLDLGGISGQVALDEIRKIL, encoded by the coding sequence ATGCCGGCGACAAGCAGCATTGATTCGAATGTCCTGAACTCGCTCAACACCACCACCGGCGCAGCGGGCGGGGCTGCCAAGGCGGCGGAGTTGCAGGAAAGTTTCATGACCCTGCTGGTGGCCCAGCTCAAGCACCAGGATCCGATGAACCCGATGGAAAATGCGGAGATGACCTCCCAGATCGCACAGATCAATACGGTCAGTGGCATCGCCGAGCTCAATACTACGCTGGCCGGGATCAACGACCAGATCGATGCGGGCCAGACACTGCAGGCCGCCGGCCTGATCGGCAAGGGCGTGTTGGTACCGGGTGATCGTGTACTGGCCGGTGAAGAGGGCAGCACCACCCCGATCGGGATTGAGCTGGCACGGCCAGCCGACGCCGTGACCGTGACTATCTATAGCGGTGGCGGTGAGGTGGTGCGCAGGTTTGAGCCCTTCCCGATGGACGCCGGAGTCGAGTCACTGACCTGGGACGGCACCATGACCGATGGCAGCCTGGCTCCTGAGGGAGCCTACCGGGTCAGCGTCGAGGCGACTGCCGAGGGCGACCGGGTAGCCAGTACGGTACTCAACTATGCGCTGGTGAGTGGTATCAGTACCGGCGACGATGGTCCCCGGCTGGACCTGGGTGGCATTTCCGGCCAGGTGGCACTGGACGAGATTCGCAAGATTCTCTGA